GCACCTGCTTGTATTCGGGCGTGGCCTGTTGCGACATGCAAGCTGTTACGTTTCAAACCACCTTATATCTTTCGAATTCGCGATCCCACTCATCTTCATCTTTAGGCAGATGCTTTCCCAGTAGATGCCAGTCCAGCATTGATAAGCCGCTTTCGTTGAGTCGCACGTAGGCACCGATCGCCATAACGCCTGCAGTGATGCCAGCGGAGCCTGAATATATATTAAAGATAGTCATTATGTAACCAACCCAACAACCAATAGGCGACTGTTTTCTCCTTTCCTGGCCGTGCAATTCTAAACCACCTTGAACAATCGCTACGGTGGTTGCCAGAGTGCCCCGGTGTAGCTTCTCCTTCCCTCGAAAACAGCGCCTCTGAAGACCCTTTTATGCCACTTGAATCGCTTGCACCTGAAACATCGGTTCTACCGATGTTTACAGCCTCCTTGTAGTGTCTGAATGCTCCATTGGTTGAGTGACCTGCCCGTAACTGTAGCGCCTGGCGACACAGCGGAACTCGCTGCCTTCCGTGGAGGAACGAGCGCACCACATCTAGCCTTACGCCACCAAGCCTCGCTATATTAAGCATCATTTGTATCTTATAAGTCTGACTTTTTGTTTTTGCAGCTTCATAGCCCCCATGTGTACGACGTCGCGTGACCGCCTGTTGTTACACCTTGATATGGATCACGTATAATTCACTTCTTTTGACATCACGCTCTTCGTAATATGGAATGCTCAATTACACCCACTGAAGCgcctccggcggcgcctAAAAACGAGAGGCGCAAGAAGAAGCAGCCCAAAGCCAGCAGCGACTCCTTCGATGATCTCTTGGAGCTTGAATCGCTTTCCGTAACTCCTAACAATCCGCTTCTTGTGGATTGTTTACCTGGAGAGCCGTTGCGCCGTCTTAACAAGTGGACCACGGCGATTCCGCCCAGCAAACCCGTTCACGAGCAGTTCAAGGGTCGCCCGTTCCCCGTCGGTTAGTGCGTTTATCTGGAATCTGAGCGCGTATTAGGTGAGGAATGGGAGTACAGCGGCGCAGGCGCGGCGCGCAGCAACGACGAGGAGAAGCGCCATCTGGAGAAGGTGTCTGCGGATTCCTACCAGGACCTGCGTCGCGCCGCCGAGGTCCACCGGCAGGTACGACGTTACATCCAGTCGGTAGTCCGTCCAGGTTTGTTTCATTTCCTGCTGTGTAATGCGAATCCAGGCATTACGATGTTGGATCTTGTGAACGCGGTTGAAACGAAATCCAAAGAGCTCATTGCTGCCGACGGCCTTAAATGCGGATGGGCGTTCCCAACCGGGTGCTCTCTGAATTCGTGTGCAGCCCACTACACGCCAAACTACGGCGACAACaccgtgttgaccaagggcGACATATGCAAGCTCGACTTCGGCACCCAGGTGAACGGCCACATCATCGACTGCGCGTTCACCATCGCCTTTGACGAGCAGTATGACGAGCTTATCAAGGCAACTCAGGAGGCCACTAACGTCGGCATTCGCGACGCGGGCATAGACGCTCGTTTGTGCGAGATAGGTGAGGTGATTCACGAGACGATTGAGAGCCACGAGGTCACCATCCAGGGGGTCACCTACCCGGTGAAACCCATCCGGAACCTTACTGGCCACAGTATCGGTTCGTATCGCATCCACGCGGGCAAGGCCGTGCCCATCGTGCGCAACAGCGGCTGCTCTGACAGAATGGAGGAGGGCGACCTGTTTGCTATCGAGACTTTTGCCACCACTGGCAAAGGCACGGTGGtggagtcgatggactgctCGCACTACATGAAGGACTTCGAAGTGGGCTTCGTGCCGCTTACGCTGAAGAGTGCTCGCGACGTTCTGAAGTGCATTAACACGGTTGGTTGTTTTTATGCTTGATCTCTTATTCGTGTCAGAACTTCAGCACCCTGGCGTTCTGCCGCCGTTGGCTGGACGACCTCACCGGCGGCAAGAACTTGCTGGCTCTGAGGCACCTGGTAGACAAGGGAATCGTGAACCCGTATCCGCCTCTGTCCGACATCCGCGGCTCTTACACATCCCAGATGGAACACACCATCCTGCTGCGTCCCACGTGTAAAGAGGTGCTGTCACGCGGTGAAGATTATTGAGCGACGGTGTGCCTGTTTAGCACATTTTTCGAACATAGTGCTAAAATTTGGCCTCAGGGGCGGGCACGGATGTCcgagtggttaaggaggGGGACTTAAGATCCTCTGGTCGTGAGACCGCGTGGGTTCGAACCCCACTCCGTGCACTAATTTATTTGCCTTTTGGCAATGTGTGACACCTTGTTTAGATTTGTATGGGTTGTTTAGTTATATTCCAGTCGTTTCAGCCCGCAGCAGGCCCCCTTGACGTCGAGGGTGCTGATTGCAGGTAGCCGAAAGCCCATAGCTATAACGTTAACGACATAACCATTCGATGGGACACATTTCGATATATATAGCTACAAAAGGTTTAGTTGCTCTTGGGAGAGCCGTTAATGTGTCCTACGTGGCCGCGTCTAGACAGGTTGCCCTTGCCGCCCGTATACACTCCTTCAAGCCCACCTAATCACCAAATTAGCGCTCATAGCTCTACCAATCAACTTTCTGACACAAATAACGCCCTTTAAACAACATCAATGATACTGTTGTTCCGGGTGTGTGACCCCCATTTCCTTCTCGCCGCGAAATGGTCAAGCCTGGTCACTCATCCTTCCGCCGATTCCTATAGGTTTGCATCTTTTAGAGTAGCTTCCTAATTCGATTCTAAAATGACCGCCCGTGGTGCTATTTTCCGTGGCCTTCGCCGCTTCAGCAGCGTCAGCTGTCTGGGTATTCGTGCCAGCCAATTCGGACGATTCCAGCCCTCATTGTGCGCTACTGCTCTCCGCCAGAGCACCCGCACCTTCTCCGCCGAGTCTGAGAAGCTCCGCCAGCTCGTCCAGGGTGAGATTCAACACGAGAACTCAAACTACGAATCCCCCGCTAACATCAAGACCTTCCTGGAAAAGAACGGTTCGTTTCCGTTTCGCGTGTTCTGAGATATCGCAGAGTGGAAATTTATCGAGAAGGAGGGCGACGTCAACATGACCCTGGAGAAGACCGTCGACGGTACGTTGTGTGTACTTGGTATTAGTCATTTGGGAACTATTGACATTTTGTGTGTGCTTCTAAGGATATGTTACACGTGTATCGCGCGGGTTCGCATTTTGCGTGCTACATGTGGCAGCTACGCCGCATTAGTGCTTGCAACCGTAATGGCTCATGAGTGATCACATCGCCAATTTTGCACGACCTGTGATTTACACCTGTTCAGGCAAGAAGGTCACCGTTGACTTCCAGTTGGTGTCACCTTTCGAGACTGAGGGCGAGGGTGAAACCCAGGCTGAGATGACTGACTTCTCGGTCACTGTCGAGAAGAGCGGCGGCCAGGGTATCACCTTCTACTGCAGCACCCTGCAGAACGATGACAAGTTCAGATACATGATCTGCAATGTGCGTTTCTTCAGCGACGAAGCCTCCAAGAACTCAGTAAGTCGTTTCGCCAGCTCGTTTCATACGCGCCAGGTCTCCACCTACAACGGTCCCGACTTTGAGGACCTCGACGACAGCCTGCAGGCCACTTTGGATGAGTGGCTCGGCAGCCTCGGTGTAGATGGCGAGCTCTGCGACTTCATCGACTCGTGCAGCATCGACAAGGAGCAGCGTGAGTACATCTTCTGGCTCAAGGGTCTTGAGAAGTTCCTCGCTTAAGCGCGTGCTCAGTGACCACTGAAACTTAAATTGTTGCGCAACAGCAGGTTTAAACGATTTGTGAACTATCTGGTTAGGTATTCGCTATGTTTGCCTGTAGTTAGTGCCGTAATGTGGCTGTTGTTGTAGAGGCAACAGCGCAATGAGTGCCGACTTTCTCCCAAAAATGACACTTATTTGATATAAAACTGATACACATCTGTTTGTATTCTGATATAATAGGCAAATGGCTTCTAAAATAGGCGATGTGTCCGGTTTAGACACGGTTAGGTGCGCGCAGGTAGAAGGTTACATTGTGCGGCGTCGTACGAGTATACCCCCGCTGGCGACGATTGGAGTCTTCATTTTAATTCCTGGCTGATATAGCCTATACCTCATCATGATTCCTGCCGGTTGGGATTTCTAGGTTGCCCATTTGGCGACAACGCCGGCCCTTTATATACCTGAGCAACTATGGATGAGTTCAGGGTTTTGAACGCGTACTGCACGCGCATCGCAAACTGCCTCTCATCGTCCGCTAGCGAAGAGGCAGACAGTGATCTAAATGAAGTGGTTTCAAATTTCGAATTGTTGGTTGTGTCGTCAGACAAATCATCACCTGCGACGACGCCTTTTAGCGGTGAAAAGATTCCTTCTAGCGTTTTGAGGCTTTTCGGCGCTAGCTTCTACAGTGAGAAGAGGTTTCGCTGCTTATCTAAACTCTGTGCGTTATCAATCACGCGCTCCGAGAATACGGATATCTCGGCCGGCTGGTATAAGGTGCGGTTTGTGGTATGGTCATGCCTCTTGAATCCGTTCACGGCTTCGGATGTCACTAAGGAGGTGCCTGATCTTGTGTTGTCCGTTTTGGTGGACTTTGTGCATGCCCCTCTCACGTCAGCCGATAATGTAGTGGAGCGGTTGGTGCTGCTATGGCGGTTACGACGCGACGCACGGCTGCGCAGAGCAGCCAACCGGGCCCTGTATGAAACACTGAATCGTGACGACACAAGTGATATGATAGAGTTAGAGTTGAAGACTTGCAAAGACGATACTGATGAGACATCGCCATACAGGCTGCAGTTGCTGCGTATCTTGTCCGAGATCCTGAGGGCGCCCGCCCACCGGTACACGACTCTGTATCGCAAAGTGATGGATGATGTTGCAAGATATGGCTGGTTTGTCCCGGTAACCTCCGATGATCCTAACGAAGGTGGCGATTTCTGCGAACTTCACATCTCTGTTAGTGCTTCAGAGTTCGCTGACAATACTCAATCTAACCTAATACGCATAGGGAAACGCGTATCGTATCTGAGGTCTCCGGATGTGGTAACAAATGATTCCTTTGTGGAGCTGGATTACTCTTCGGAAGTGCTCTCCAGCATGCTGTGTCACGTGGACGTGCATATAGGGTCCGTGGTTATGGGCGACTGTTGCAAGGAGTTCCACATTCGTGAGCTTGCGAGGCGTCTAGGCATAGCGTCTGACTCGATAAGTCGCATCTACACCGACGAAAGCACCGATGTGAAGGCCTTGATCGGCCAGTGGGTATGCACCGACAAAGTTGGCGAGTTCAAGTTCAGCTACGGTATACTGTCGACAGCGATGCGCCTCGGCCGCTGGCTCATCTTCGACGAAAATTTGTCAGAGAGCATCGCGTGCCTGCTCTACAGCGTCTGTCAACTGGGACGTGTGATAATCCCCGAGCTGAACGAGGTGGTTGAGGCTTCGAGCAACTTCCACGTCTTCATCACTGCCAGGAACATCCAGAGCCTCACTGGTAGCCTGAAGCATCTGCCGAGAACATATGTACCCCCGCTGTCAGAAAGCGATTGCGTTGAGATAGCATGCAAGCGCTGGTCAGAGGTTACTCCCATTTGTGGCTCCTTGGTATCAGCCTTCTTCTCGCTGCGTGAAAGCCTTTGCAAACACCGAGGATTTAATTTTTCAGATCTGTTCAAGATCCTCCATCGGTTGGCGACATCGGGCGTGAGTTTCGACGGGTACCTCTCCAGCGCCACGAAGGGCGTGATGTTGGAGGCGTTCTACTGCGTGGTCCTGGCTTCAATGTCCTGTGACGAGCAGAGAAATGGACTGCTGGGCGACGTTGCCGAGCATTTCGGGGTTTTACCTTCTGCGAGTTACGACGTGCTGCCTCTCAACCAGATTAAGGCTGGTGAAAACACACGAGTGCACATGAAAGTGCTGCACCAGCTGATGTCGTGCTACCTCTGCAATGAGCCTGTGCTCCTGGTAGGAGAGACCGGTACGGGCAAGACTGCTATAATACAGCATTTCGCCAAGGTGGCAGGGAAGACGTTGAAGGTATATGTGTTCAGCGAGCAATCGGAGGCTGACGACCTGCTCGGGAGTTTCTTCCCAGACAACATAGCCGACGTGTGCTCAAACATATTCTCCCGCGCCTTGAATGTGATACTGCGTTCTTGTGTGGTGGAGGATGCGCTGCTGTGCTACCTCGACCATTTGGTAGAACTCTATCGACAGGGCCAGTACGCCAGGATACTCTCCATGCTATCGTCAACTTTGACGAATCTGATGGGTTCGGCCACTACTGAGATGGCCAATGAAGCTACCACACTACGCGTCGAATGCAACATGCGTTGCGGTGGCGATGCCGCCGTAAAGCACGGCTTTAAGCTGAGCCATCTCCAGCAACCGCTCGAATCGCTTCCTGCAGGAGTAATGGCGATATTCGAAAAATACACGTCATCATTGAAATCGTCTgggccgcagctgcatttCAAGTTTGAGGAGGGGCTGTTGGTTCGTGCGATGCGGGAGGGATGGTGGATCCTGCTTGACGAGGTCAATCTGGCACCGTCtgacctgctgcagcgtttTGTTGGCGTGCTCTCCAATGTGAGCAATAAGTTCGAGCTCTACGAGTGTGAGAATCGTGTGGTGGACATCCACGAAGACTTCCGGCTGTTCGCGTGCATGAATCCGCCGACCATCCGCAAGGGCGACTTTGTGACATTTACAAGCGGCAAGAAGGAACTTCCCGCCAACTTCCGCAGCCACATGACGGAGATATTTGTCGATGAGATCGACACCCTCGAGGACGTCTCCATTGTGGTTGGCTCTTACGTGGATCCGGACGACCGCAGTGTCCCCAGCGCGGAGCTATGCCACTTTTACCTGAAGGTCATCGAGCTGTGTCGCAACGGTGAGTTGGAGGATGGGTCTTTCAAGTCACCTACCTTCACATTGCGTAATCTGGTGCGCACCCTGCACTATATGCAGCACGTGATGCAGCGGAGCCATCGCCCTCTTAAGGATGGCAGAGCGGCATTCGTGGAGGGAGCTCTGGCATGTTTCGCCTCGTCCCTTGGATCAGTCTCGTTTTCCAAGGTGGAGTCGTTGTTGCCGTCACTGCCTTCTCGTACATCTACCTCTTTCGAGGAGAGCGTGGATTACGTACGCGTAGAGGGATATTGGATTCGCAGGGGAGGGGAGCCGATTCACCGTCAGGAGCAGTTTATTGTAACTCCGAACATATCCAAGAATCTGCGACGTCTGTGCCGCATATTGAGCGGCCTTAGGGTGCCAGTGCTCTTGGAGGGTCCAACGGCTTCCGGCAAAACGTCATTGGTGCAATACCTCTGTTCGCTAACTGGACACCGATGCGTGCGCATCAATAACCACGAGCACACTGACCTGTCGGAGTATCTAGGCCAGTTTGTCTTTGATTCGGTATCATGCCAGCTGAAGTTCAACTACGGACCTATAATTACGGCTATGAAGGAAGGACACTGGGCGATTTTGGATGAACTGAATCTGGCACCCAGTCAGATCCTCGAGGCTCTCAATCGCATCCTTGACGACAACCGAGAGGTTTATGTTCCCGAGACCGGGGAGACCATAAAGTCACACCCCGAGTTCATGATATTCGCCACTCAAAACCCCGCAAACAGCATATACGGCGGTCGTAAGCAGCTTTCGAAAGCGTTTTGCAACCGATTCGTGCAACTGTACATAGAGGGTCTGGATACGGCCGATCTGCAGCAGGTGCTCCACCAGCGCTGCGCAATCCCGTTGTCACGCGCCGAGAAGATAGTTTCCGCTTTCCAGACAATTCAGTCCTGCCCGATGAACTCAATGGCGTTTGAGCGCCATTCGGTGCTGATAACGCTACGCGACCTGATTAAGTGGGCCAATCGCGTGCGTTCCGATGACGAGGGTCTTGCCTACTACGGTTGGTGCGTGATTGCTGAGAAACTTCGCAATCCAGTAGACCAAGAAACCGTTAAAGGCATACTTGAACGGTGTTGCCTTCTTTCCAAACCAAATAAGCCCAAGGAACTGGTCATCAACTTCGAGGCTGACAAGTTCTTGCGAAGCTTCCTCGAATCTAGTGGTTTGAGCACATATGATCTGTGCGCCCGTGAGCGTTATTTGTGGTTCGACGGTTCTACAAGCAGACTAGTTGCGCTTTTACTTTGTGCGCTGGAACACCGCGAGCCCGTGCTCCTGGTCGGTGAGACTGGCATTGGCAAGACCACCATATGCCAGCTCTTGGCCAAAATTTATAACCGCCGGCTCAACATCCTGAACCTGAGCAAGAACACTGAGGCTAGCGATTTCATCGGTAGTTTCCGCCCCATCAGAAGTTTGAAATCGTTCCACTCGCATGTAGGCATGCTGATAGATTACTTCGAGGACGACGTGCACTGCTCCGATCTTGAGTACCTGCGCGAGGTGATGACGACACCGTTGTCACAAGTCGATCGTTCCAAGTTCATGGAAGTTTTGGGCAGGGTATCCTCCCTGCTGAAAAGTGATGCGAATGTTGCGCCGGAGAAGAATGCTGATCGGGATGCAAAGCGCCAGAAGATGAAGTCATCTACTCCTGAAAGCATCCGTGTCATCATAAGCCAGCTGATGAGGTCGTTTTCAAACCAACTGTTTGAATGGGTGGATGGGCCCCTGACTAGTTCCATGGAACTAGGGGAGTGGTTCCTCGCGGACGAGATCTCCCTGGCAGACGACGCCGTGTTGGAGAAAATGAACTCGGTACTGGAGGCTGACAGTACGCTTACAATCCCAGAAGCGGGTGGCTCGACTTTGCGTATGCTGCGCGCCCACAGCGATTTTAGGTTTCTGGCGACGATGAACCCAAGCGGGGACCATGGTAAGCGTGAATTGAGTCCGGCGCTGCTTAACCGTTTCACGGTCATTTACATTCCAACCCCAGATTTTGAGAACTACGATGTAATCCGTCGCGTACTGGAGaactgcggcggcgctaaACCGGACTGGGTCGCCAGCTCAATGGCTGCAGTTATCCGTCTGTACAACGAGCGTTGCCCGCACCAGAAACTAACACTGCGTGATGTGATAAAGTGGGCTGAATTCATGGGAGAAGTATGTTCTCTGGACACTTTCCTCCAAGGTGCCCATGTTGTGTTCCTGGATAACATGGTTGCCGGTGCTTCTGGGGTGTCCTTAAGGGACGTCGTGGAGATCGTATCGCGATACTTGGAAGACGTAAATGTGGAAGGCGTAATATCGAGCTTTAATGACAATACCTGGGTCCACAAAGAACTAGATCGTTTGGGAGTACCCCCGTTGTCAAGCATCGCCTCGTTCACTCTGGGCTCAAAGAGCAGTTTGTGCATGGTTGGCAAAATTCTGCGTGCCCTGAAAGTCAACCGACCCATATTGCTTGAGGGGCAGCCTGGTGTAGGAAAGAGCGCTAGCATCAGTGCATTGGCGTCGCTCCATGGCACCAAGTTGGTGCGTGTCAACCTGTCGGAACACACGGATATTATGGACCTCTTCGGCTCGGATATCCCCCGAGCGGTTGACGGTAACTGGAAATTCGTTTGGCACAACGGGCCTGTCATTGATGCGGCTATTAACGGTTACTGGGTAGTGCTAGACGAGCTTAACCTAGCGAGCCAGCAGGTACTGGAGGGTCTGAATGCGTTGCTGGATCACCGTCGAGAGACCTTCATCCCGGAATTGGACCGTTTCGTAAAGTGTCACGAGAACTTCCGCCTGTTTGCGTCACAGAATTCTGCAGTTGATGGAGGAGGCCGCAAGCATCTACCCAAGTCCTTCCTGAACCGTTTCACCAAGATCTACTTCCCACCCTTGGATGAGAGCGACTGCTGCGCCGTCCTGGAGCACCTTTACACGACATTGCCTGCTCCTATGATAAGCAGGCTAGTCAACGTACTCTTTGAGATCAGAAGTAACAACTTTGGTAAAGGAGTGGAATGGAACCTGCGTGATTGCATGCGCTTCTGTCAATCGGTGGAAGCTGGCATCCCGTCGTCCGACTTCGATGACGCTTTCAGATTCACATTCATGTCGCGTTTGGATTCAaaggacatggttacggcaatTGCTTCGTCAATTGGTTTAACTGAAACGCAAATGGTTCCGCACGTCACGCAGCCATCTGCTTGGTGCCAAGCGAACAAAACAACAAATGAGGTGGATATGCATGTTGACACATCGACCGTGGCAACTGATAAATGTTGTGGAGCGAGTCGCAGTTCGTTCAGCTACGAGCCGATTTGGATGCAGAGTCAAGAAGATGTCTGCATCACGGTCAGCATGGCTGCTAGTCTAAACTTCCCAGTGCTCCTATTGGGTCCAAGTTTGAGTGGCAAGCAAAGTGTAATAAAGTGCGTGGCATCACGTTGCGAGCAGCAATTAACTGAGATCACAATGCTGCCGTGCTTCGACATCAGTGACCTTCTTGGCGGCTTTGAGCAAGTGGGTAATACGGAAGGCAACGTTTCTTCCGTCACCTTCCGCTGGGTAGACAGTCCTCTGGTAGAGTCGATTGAGCGTGGCAACTGGGTGCTCTTGACCCGCATCCACAACGCAAATCCGGCGATTCTAGATCGGCTGAACTCGTTGTTGGAAGTTGGCGGCACGTTGACCCTGAACGAAAGCGGTGACTGCAATCGTGTTATTCGACCTCATCCTAATTTCCGCATATTCATGACGGCGGACTCGGTGCAGGTTGGTAAGATATCCAAGGCGTTCAGGAACCGCTGTCTGGAGGTAAGCATGAACTACCCCAACTGCGTGCGCCAACTTCCCACACCGATTCCACAGTGCTCTTTTATGGAGCAACTATGCAACCAGATATCGGATTATGTGGCATCTCTGCAACCTCCAATGGCAGAAGGTGGTCATGAGGTAACACGTGACGTCAGCCTCAAGTGCTCAGAAGTAATAGACGGCGCCAGGCTGCTGAAAAGCTTTAGAAACTACACGTGGCATGATTGTGTACTGAGATCATTCTGCAGCGCTGTCTTGGGTTCGTATCTAACTCAGTTGTCATCCGGTGCATATAACCACGCAAATTGGCTGTTTTTGAAGCACTGGGCCATGATAGATCAACCTTTAGACCAGAGCTTATGTGAAGCCTCGGCATTCTTCTCTCGTGAACTACAGGTTACAGCTCTGAAGGTCTTGGAATGTTGCCTTGATTGGTGTTCGGTAAATCAGACTACACATGAGGATAGCGGTCTGAACCTGGTTACCGACTTTCTGGAGCGATGCACGGCCTTCGAGAATCGTGTGAAACGTGACGCAACCGCGGCGAGGTTGGATGATGAACATACGGACAGCGATAAGGTGTTCTGGTTTATTTTGAGAAGTTCGAGCACGAATTACAACGAGCGCTATTCCATGGTAGAGCACAAGTTAACACTCACCGTGAGCCGAAGTAATGTCGATACCATATTCAGCATATGCCAACGATCTTCGGATAATGCATACGAATTGCAAACCTTGCTGCACATGTTCCT
This genomic stretch from Babesia bigemina genome assembly Bbig001, chromosome : III harbors:
- a CDS encoding methionine aminopeptidase, type II family protein, putative yields the protein MECSITPTEAPPAAPKNERRKKKQPKASSDSFDDLLELESLSVTPNNPLLVDCLPGEPLRRLNKWTTAIPPSKPVHEQFKGRPFPVGAARSNDEEKRHLEKVSADSYQDLRRAAEVHRQVRRYIQSVVRPGITMLDLVNAVETKSKELIAADGLKCGWAFPTGCSLNSCAAHYTPNYGDNTVLTKGDICKLDFGTQVNGHIIDCAFTIAFDEQYDELIKATQEATNVGIRDAGIDARLCEIGEVIHETIESHEVTIQGVTYPVKPIRNLTGHSIGSYRIHAGKAVPIVRNSGCSDRMEEGDLFAIETFATTGKGTVVESMDCSHYMKDFEVGFVPLTLKSARDVLKCINTNFSTLAFCRRWLDDLTGGKNLLALRHLVDKGIVNPYPPLSDIRGSYTSQMEHTILLRPTCKEVLSRGEDY
- a CDS encoding Mitochondrial glycoprotein, putative — translated: MTARGAIFRGLRRFSSVSCLGIRASQFGRFQPSLCATALRQSTRTFSAESEKLRQLVQGEIQHENSNYESPANIKTFLEKNEWKFIEKEGDVNMTLEKTVDGKKVTVDFQLVSPFETEGEGETQAEMTDFSVTVEKSGGQGITFYCSTLQNDDKFRYMICNVRFFSDEASKNSVSRFASSFHTRQVSTYNGPDFEDLDDSLQATLDEWLGSLGVDGELCDFIDSCSIDKEQREYIFWLKGLEKFLA